In a single window of the Limnochorda sp. L945t genome:
- a CDS encoding FAD:protein FMN transferase, producing the protein MRQAATRSGSRWLEAGAVAALALAMAGAALATRGMPWSGRAPGGAGSPLPGSAPDSTAPSDTSVVRRAGFAMGSFVQVTAAGPGARAAVDAAMAEVERLDALFDRFDPDGPLARVAKGAGRHAVEVPEEVGRLTRLALTVAQQTEGAFDPTVAPVVDLWGFGASYDRDPPRHPPKAQELAQAVGLVDFRQVCVRHEGTSWSIYLEQPGMALDLGAVAQGYAADRAIEVLEKAGLSSALVDVGGEVRALGRRPGDGKPWRLGIQHPRQSGKLLDTVTLQDGAAATSGDYERYFEFEGVRYTHLIDARTGQPSRRAISVTVFHPTSAAVADALSTALAIVGPEQGERLLRQWPGTSAILVDPSMRVRRIGQVPR; encoded by the coding sequence GTGAGGCAGGCGGCTACACGCTCCGGGAGCCGGTGGCTCGAGGCGGGTGCCGTGGCGGCTTTGGCCCTGGCAATGGCAGGCGCGGCGCTCGCGACGAGGGGGATGCCGTGGAGCGGGAGGGCCCCCGGCGGCGCCGGCTCACCGCTGCCCGGGAGCGCCCCGGACTCCACGGCGCCTTCGGACACCTCCGTGGTGCGCCGTGCCGGCTTCGCCATGGGAAGCTTCGTGCAGGTCACGGCGGCAGGGCCTGGCGCTCGAGCGGCGGTGGATGCCGCCATGGCGGAGGTCGAGCGCCTGGACGCCCTATTCGACCGGTTCGATCCGGACGGCCCCCTGGCGCGAGTGGCCAAAGGGGCGGGGCGCCATGCCGTAGAGGTACCCGAAGAGGTCGGGCGGCTGACTCGCCTGGCTCTCACCGTCGCCCAACAGACGGAGGGCGCCTTCGATCCGACCGTGGCTCCGGTCGTCGATCTCTGGGGGTTCGGGGCGAGCTACGACCGGGATCCGCCACGGCACCCTCCGAAGGCGCAGGAGCTGGCCCAGGCCGTGGGTCTGGTCGATTTCCGGCAGGTCTGTGTACGCCACGAAGGTACCAGCTGGTCGATCTATCTCGAGCAGCCGGGGATGGCTCTCGACCTGGGCGCCGTGGCTCAGGGGTATGCGGCCGACCGGGCCATCGAAGTCCTCGAGAAAGCCGGCCTTTCGAGCGCGTTGGTGGACGTCGGCGGGGAGGTACGGGCGCTCGGCCGGCGTCCGGGAGACGGCAAGCCCTGGCGGCTCGGTATCCAGCACCCGCGCCAGAGCGGCAAGCTGCTGGATACGGTCACGCTCCAGGACGGAGCGGCGGCTACGTCCGGAGATTACGAGCGTTACTTCGAATTCGAGGGTGTGCGCTACACGCACCTGATCGACGCCCGCACCGGGCAGCCATCCCGCCGGGCGATCTCCGTCACGGTCTTCCACCCCACTTCGGCCGCCGTGGCCGACGCCCTTTCGACGGCCCTCGCCATCGTCGGGCCGGAGCAGGGAGAGCGCTTGTTGCGGCAATGGCCGGGGACGAGCGCCATCCTGGTCGATCCGTCCATGCGCGTGCGCCGGATCGGGCAGGTGCCACGATGA
- a CDS encoding RnfABCDGE type electron transport complex subunit B: protein MVQGILAAVGLLGSLGLLFGIGLVIAGRFLRVEEDPRIAQVTESLPGANCGACGFSGCSGFARALIAGGAPVEGCRAGGDSTVQKLAAILGRSVGHTARRIARVLCGGDCHSAVQRARYDGVMDCRAADLVAGGPKGCPDGCLGLGSCVEACPFGALAIGPDGLPVVDEQRCTGCGLCELVCPRGVIQVMDAGASYVRCLSTLPGKQVRQVCRSGCIGCLICQRACDREAITVLDNLASIDPARCDGCGKCAEKCPTHCIVITPAPARVEPVRVGSGPA from the coding sequence ATGGTACAGGGGATTCTGGCCGCGGTGGGCCTCCTGGGGAGCCTGGGGCTGCTCTTCGGCATCGGGCTGGTGATCGCGGGGCGCTTCCTGCGGGTCGAGGAGGATCCCCGGATCGCCCAGGTGACGGAGAGCCTGCCCGGCGCCAATTGCGGGGCGTGCGGTTTCTCCGGGTGCAGCGGCTTTGCCAGGGCCTTGATAGCGGGCGGGGCTCCCGTGGAAGGGTGCCGGGCTGGTGGCGACTCCACGGTCCAGAAGCTGGCGGCCATCCTCGGGCGGTCCGTGGGCCACACTGCCCGGCGGATCGCCAGGGTGCTCTGCGGAGGTGACTGCCACAGCGCCGTACAGCGGGCACGCTACGACGGGGTCATGGACTGCCGGGCGGCCGATTTGGTGGCCGGAGGCCCGAAGGGGTGCCCGGACGGCTGCCTCGGTCTCGGGAGCTGCGTGGAGGCCTGCCCGTTTGGAGCGCTCGCGATCGGGCCCGACGGGCTCCCGGTGGTGGACGAGCAGCGCTGCACCGGCTGCGGGCTGTGCGAACTGGTTTGCCCCCGGGGCGTCATCCAGGTCATGGACGCCGGCGCCTCCTACGTGAGGTGTCTCTCGACCCTCCCCGGCAAACAGGTGCGCCAGGTGTGCCGGTCAGGGTGCATCGGGTGCCTGATCTGCCAGCGGGCGTGCGACCGCGAGGCCATCACCGTCCTCGACAACCTGGCCTCCATCGATCCGGCCCGGTGCGACGGGTGCGGCAAGTGCGCCGAGAAGTGCCCGACCCACTGCATCGTGATCACGCCGGCGCCCGCTCGGGTCGAGCCGGTGCGGGTAGGTAGCGGCCCGGCGTGA
- the rsxA gene encoding electron transport complex subunit RsxA: protein MKLLLLLISSALVNNIVLVRFLGTCPFLGTSRQMKTAVSMGLATTFVLVGAGVVTWIVDRAVLVPMQLSYLRTLAFILVIAVFVQFVEMVIRKANQALYEAFGIYLALITTNCAVLGLALMASNKAYDLAETAVFGVGTGLGFTLALVLMAGIREELAYTRVPKAFEGTALALTIAGLLSLAFMGFSGMVPI from the coding sequence GTGAAGCTGCTGTTGCTGCTGATCAGTTCGGCGCTGGTCAACAACATCGTGCTGGTGCGCTTCCTCGGCACCTGCCCGTTCCTCGGTACGAGCCGCCAGATGAAGACGGCCGTGAGCATGGGACTGGCTACCACCTTCGTCCTGGTAGGAGCCGGGGTGGTGACGTGGATCGTCGATCGCGCGGTGCTGGTGCCGATGCAACTGAGCTACCTGAGGACCCTCGCCTTCATCCTGGTGATCGCCGTCTTCGTGCAGTTCGTCGAGATGGTGATCCGCAAGGCCAACCAGGCCCTGTACGAGGCGTTCGGCATCTACCTGGCGCTCATCACCACCAACTGCGCCGTGCTGGGGCTGGCGCTCATGGCCTCCAACAAGGCGTACGACCTGGCCGAGACCGCCGTCTTCGGAGTGGGGACGGGGCTTGGCTTTACGCTGGCGCTGGTGCTGATGGCGGGCATCCGGGAAGAGCTCGCCTACACCCGGGTGCCCAAGGCGTTCGAGGGCACGGCTCTGGCGCTCACCATCGCGGGGCTGCTGTCGTTGGCGTTCATGGGGTTCTCCGGGATGGTGCCCATTTGA
- the rsxE gene encoding electron transport complex subunit RsxE, translating to MADDSRGGLIKTLAGDVARGIWAENPPLRMLIGMCPVLAITTAAINGLIMGLAVTAVLLITGVIVSAMHRVIPDNVRIPVFVVIIATAVTVTDMTLAGLLPAVHDALGIFVPLIVVNCIILARAEAFASKHGVMRSAADALGMGLGEIWGLTLIAALRELLARGTIFGWQLLGDWFTPLGLFSLPPGAFLTLGAVVAGLNAAVRVAQERAQARKAAGMAGARVAEAAGMGGGVR from the coding sequence GTGGCCGACGACAGCCGGGGCGGGCTGATCAAGACCCTGGCCGGCGACGTGGCCCGGGGCATCTGGGCCGAAAACCCGCCGCTTCGCATGCTCATCGGCATGTGCCCCGTGCTCGCCATTACGACGGCGGCCATCAACGGCCTGATCATGGGCCTGGCCGTGACCGCGGTGCTGCTGATCACCGGCGTGATCGTCTCGGCCATGCACCGGGTGATCCCCGACAACGTCCGCATCCCGGTCTTCGTGGTGATCATCGCCACGGCCGTGACCGTCACCGACATGACCCTGGCCGGGTTGCTCCCGGCGGTCCACGACGCGCTGGGCATCTTCGTCCCGCTCATCGTGGTCAACTGCATCATCCTCGCCCGCGCCGAGGCCTTCGCCTCCAAGCACGGCGTGATGCGCTCCGCGGCGGACGCGCTGGGCATGGGCCTGGGTGAGATATGGGGCTTGACGCTCATCGCCGCCCTGCGGGAGCTGCTGGCGAGAGGCACCATCTTCGGCTGGCAGTTGCTGGGCGACTGGTTTACGCCGCTCGGGCTCTTCTCGCTGCCTCCGGGAGCTTTCCTGACGCTGGGAGCCGTCGTGGCGGGCCTCAACGCCGCCGTGCGGGTCGCACAGGAGCGAGCGCAAGCCCGTAAGGCCGCCGGGATGGCGGGAGCCAGAGTCGCCGAGGCGGCCGGGATGGGAGGAGGGGTCCGGTGA
- a CDS encoding RnfABCDGE type electron transport complex subunit D, with translation MKGQETVTHPMLWVQPAPHVHVAEPVTTLVRLTLLAAAIPGAAAVAVYGLDAVRLMAAGMAGAAAVEAACEWLLRRKALATLADGSALVTGLLLALTLPPTAPTWMALLGAAAAIALGKYVFGGLGHNLFNPALVGHVFLLGSFAAALSGGTASRPALMAVAKAGKVIPDYLPLLWHAGPGPLAAASPLAVLVAGVLVMGWGAGRWQAPAGFFVGSGLLAVSMGWHPAYHWLVGLAPLTVAFFVHDPPTTPVAAEGRFVFGLGAGALTVLLRLQGSFLEGAAFAVLVMNALTPLLNRASVALRRRHWRVVREAKSLQAVHGTRWRGELQAVLVLVLVTSAAGVLLASFYHATAPLIASQQQRREIELGLKTLIPEAVTFNRLSQTDGARVFEALDAQGNRVGYGVFTEGQGYHDVIRLAVGIDPEVKELLGVRVLQQSETPGLGSRIEEEGFLGQFAGKPLDDAFMPGEDVDGISGATVSSVAVCDIVVQAIEAVRAATEGR, from the coding sequence GTGAAAGGGCAGGAGACGGTCACGCATCCCATGCTGTGGGTCCAGCCGGCACCCCACGTTCACGTGGCGGAGCCGGTCACGACCCTGGTGCGCCTGACGCTGCTGGCGGCCGCCATACCGGGCGCCGCCGCCGTCGCCGTCTACGGGCTGGATGCCGTACGGCTGATGGCGGCCGGCATGGCCGGCGCCGCCGCGGTCGAGGCAGCGTGCGAGTGGTTGCTGCGCCGCAAGGCGCTCGCTACCCTCGCCGACGGCAGCGCCCTGGTCACGGGGCTCTTGCTCGCGCTCACCCTTCCCCCGACCGCACCGACCTGGATGGCGCTCCTCGGTGCGGCCGCTGCCATCGCGCTGGGCAAGTACGTGTTCGGCGGCCTGGGACACAACCTGTTCAACCCGGCCCTGGTCGGGCACGTCTTCTTGCTGGGGAGCTTCGCGGCCGCGCTGTCCGGCGGCACCGCGTCCAGGCCGGCGCTCATGGCCGTCGCCAAGGCAGGCAAGGTGATTCCCGATTACCTGCCCCTGCTCTGGCACGCCGGTCCCGGCCCCCTTGCAGCGGCCTCTCCCCTGGCGGTGCTGGTGGCCGGCGTTCTGGTGATGGGCTGGGGCGCGGGGCGCTGGCAGGCACCGGCCGGTTTTTTCGTGGGCAGCGGGCTTCTGGCCGTGAGCATGGGGTGGCACCCGGCTTACCACTGGCTCGTGGGCCTGGCGCCCCTGACGGTGGCTTTCTTCGTCCACGACCCGCCCACGACGCCGGTCGCCGCCGAAGGGCGGTTCGTGTTCGGACTGGGCGCCGGGGCGCTGACGGTGTTGCTGCGGCTGCAGGGGTCGTTCCTCGAGGGAGCAGCCTTTGCCGTACTGGTGATGAACGCTTTGACGCCACTGCTCAACCGGGCGTCGGTCGCGTTGCGCCGGCGCCACTGGCGTGTCGTCCGGGAGGCGAAGTCATTGCAGGCGGTCCACGGCACGAGATGGCGCGGCGAGCTCCAGGCCGTCCTGGTGCTGGTGCTGGTCACGTCGGCAGCGGGGGTCTTGCTGGCGAGCTTCTACCACGCTACGGCTCCTCTGATCGCCAGCCAGCAACAAAGGCGGGAGATCGAGCTCGGCCTCAAGACGCTGATTCCCGAGGCGGTCACCTTCAACCGGCTGTCGCAGACCGACGGCGCCCGGGTTTTCGAGGCTCTGGATGCGCAGGGCAACCGGGTGGGCTACGGGGTGTTCACCGAGGGGCAGGGGTACCACGACGTGATCCGGCTGGCCGTCGGCATCGACCCCGAGGTCAAGGAGTTGCTCGGTGTGCGGGTCTTGCAGCAGAGCGAGACGCCGGGACTGGGCTCGCGCATCGAGGAAGAGGGCTTCTTGGGGCAGTTCGCCGGGAAGCCCCTGGACGACGCTTTCATGCCGGGTGAGGACGTGGACGGGATCTCCGGGGCCACGGTCTCGTCGGTAGCCGTGTGCGACATCGTGGTGCAAGCCATCGAGGCGGTACGGGCCGCCACGGAGGGGCGGTGA
- a CDS encoding 4Fe-4S dicluster domain-containing protein, translating to MNDEALRPAGSRPLATTPGIRFTLTAPWGPGRGPHPGAYPVVRKGDRVAAGQVLLEPDAPDDGPTAPEEGAQAARAGVPVHSPVSGKVVDVGPLCTPAGVLHAVTVESDGLDEWAAPLERPWDCAHPESWPRQELARYLLQAGLTGRLTAAHPGDGSLQLAASLPALLRRGAGGATLVINAVGPEPAIPSEALEAAAEPDALVLGTRALVRALGAAGAVVAVLSSSPARPAVEEALRRQASARGAGDTSRPAAIRLVTLRELDWREVPVLLAARAMRLSGLGAAPFVVESAGTAVAAGHALQDGFPVTHRLLAVATGPRGPVRAFYVPIGLALEVVAAWAMAPKPDTRTPAAPGADGQVPPAPAVAMALAGGPLRGEAIPDLSLPVTASLPALALLQERHLERLHPEAACIRCGRCVEVCPVGLLPLYIARAAGAGQMAEARDLGARACVECAACAAVCPARRPLLQWITLAKGRPSAPRRRPAERAAEKVATRS from the coding sequence ATGAACGATGAGGCCCTGCGACCGGCCGGGAGCCGTCCCCTGGCGACGACCCCGGGCATACGGTTCACCCTGACCGCTCCCTGGGGTCCCGGCCGCGGCCCCCACCCTGGAGCCTACCCGGTCGTACGCAAGGGGGATCGGGTCGCGGCAGGCCAGGTCCTCCTGGAGCCCGATGCCCCGGACGATGGGCCAACCGCGCCGGAGGAGGGTGCCCAGGCGGCCCGGGCAGGCGTCCCGGTGCACAGCCCGGTATCGGGCAAGGTCGTGGACGTCGGCCCGCTTTGCACGCCGGCAGGCGTCCTGCATGCGGTGACCGTAGAGTCGGACGGGCTCGACGAGTGGGCAGCCCCCCTGGAGCGGCCGTGGGATTGTGCTCACCCGGAGTCGTGGCCGCGCCAGGAGCTGGCGCGTTACTTGCTCCAGGCCGGGCTGACCGGCAGGTTGACCGCGGCGCACCCGGGTGACGGCTCACTCCAACTCGCTGCAAGCCTCCCGGCGCTGCTGCGCCGGGGAGCCGGCGGCGCCACGCTGGTGATCAACGCCGTAGGGCCGGAGCCGGCGATCCCGAGCGAGGCCCTGGAGGCCGCTGCGGAGCCGGACGCCCTCGTATTGGGGACGAGGGCGCTGGTGAGAGCCCTGGGCGCCGCCGGCGCCGTCGTCGCCGTCCTCTCCTCCTCCCCTGCCCGGCCCGCGGTGGAAGAGGCGCTGCGCCGCCAGGCATCCGCCAGGGGCGCCGGTGATACCTCCCGACCGGCCGCCATCCGGCTGGTCACCCTTAGAGAGCTCGACTGGCGGGAGGTACCGGTCCTGCTGGCCGCCCGGGCCATGCGGCTTTCCGGGCTAGGGGCGGCCCCCTTCGTCGTGGAGTCGGCGGGTACCGCGGTGGCCGCCGGGCACGCGTTGCAGGATGGCTTTCCCGTGACCCACAGGCTTCTGGCCGTGGCCACGGGTCCGAGAGGGCCCGTACGGGCTTTCTACGTGCCCATCGGGCTCGCTTTGGAGGTCGTCGCCGCATGGGCGATGGCCCCGAAGCCGGACACTCGCACGCCGGCTGCACCGGGGGCCGACGGCCAGGTGCCGCCCGCGCCCGCCGTCGCCATGGCGCTGGCGGGTGGGCCCCTGCGAGGCGAGGCCATCCCCGACCTCAGCCTTCCGGTCACCGCGTCGCTTCCCGCCCTGGCCCTCCTGCAGGAGCGCCATCTCGAGCGCCTCCACCCGGAAGCGGCCTGTATCCGATGCGGCCGGTGCGTGGAGGTCTGCCCGGTGGGCCTGCTCCCATTGTACATCGCCCGGGCGGCGGGCGCCGGCCAGATGGCCGAGGCCCGGGACCTGGGCGCTCGTGCCTGTGTCGAGTGCGCTGCGTGCGCTGCCGTTTGCCCGGCCCGCCGGCCGCTCCTGCAGTGGATCACGCTGGCCAAGGGCCGCCCCTCCGCTCCCCGGAGGCGTCCGGCCGAGCGGGCGGCCGAAAAGGTGGCGACCCGATCGTGA
- a CDS encoding MBL fold metallo-hydrolase yields the protein MQQGGLRRVFAVADGVDGIDLEFQGRQRAIASFVLRGEGGRFALIEVGPESTLGGLERGLQEAGLHLDGLEGVFVTHIHLDHAGAAGALAQKARCPVWVHEIGAPHLADPARLWESAGRVFGHDHMQALWGGITPIDRELLRPIGEYARIDILGHRLEAYHTPGHASHHVVYLLDGETLFTGDAAGVRVPEVPLVRAPAMPPELHVEQWSRTIDRMEGLRPRRLVLTHFGPYEQDVAWHLGQVRESLRTGADRVLEQSRRGAAVEAMTEGLLELERERLATRGVKSAAHAAILEHYDVIVPTPLMVNGYLRYWRKFHPELAATPS from the coding sequence ATGCAACAGGGGGGCTTGCGGCGCGTCTTCGCCGTGGCCGACGGCGTCGACGGCATCGATCTGGAGTTCCAGGGGCGGCAACGGGCCATCGCCAGCTTCGTGCTGCGGGGCGAGGGCGGCCGGTTCGCCTTGATCGAGGTGGGCCCGGAGAGCACGCTTGGCGGGCTCGAGCGCGGTCTACAGGAGGCAGGGCTGCACCTGGACGGCCTCGAGGGGGTTTTCGTCACTCACATTCATCTGGATCACGCCGGAGCGGCCGGTGCGCTCGCGCAGAAGGCGCGCTGCCCGGTGTGGGTGCACGAGATCGGGGCGCCCCACCTGGCCGACCCGGCCCGGCTGTGGGAGAGCGCGGGGAGGGTGTTCGGCCACGACCACATGCAGGCGCTTTGGGGCGGCATCACGCCGATCGACCGGGAGTTGCTGCGCCCCATCGGGGAGTACGCCCGCATCGACATCCTCGGGCACCGGCTGGAGGCGTACCACACCCCGGGGCACGCCTCGCACCACGTCGTCTACTTGCTGGATGGGGAGACGCTGTTCACGGGAGACGCGGCGGGGGTGCGGGTTCCCGAGGTGCCGCTCGTGCGGGCGCCGGCGATGCCCCCGGAGCTCCACGTGGAGCAGTGGAGCCGGACCATCGACCGGATGGAGGGGCTGCGACCCCGCAGGCTGGTGCTGACGCACTTCGGCCCTTACGAGCAGGACGTCGCGTGGCACCTGGGACAGGTCCGCGAAAGCCTGCGCACCGGCGCCGACCGCGTCCTGGAGCAGTCGCGGCGAGGGGCGGCGGTAGAGGCGATGACCGAAGGGCTGCTGGAGCTCGAAAGAGAGCGCCTGGCCACCCGAGGAGTGAAAAGCGCGGCTCATGCGGCCATCCTCGAGCACTACGACGTGATCGTTCCGACGCCCCTCATGGTCAACGGGTACCTGCGCTACTGGCGCAAGTTCCATCCCGAGCTCGCCGCCACTCCTTCGTGA
- a CDS encoding FAD-linked oxidase C-terminal domain-containing protein produces the protein MVSDPAALRVYETDGLASERQMPLTVVFPREADEVVATVRACFEDEVAFVARGSGTSLSGGSVPPPGGVVIALNRMNRILRLDPDEQRAVVEPGVVNAHLSQAAAPYGLYYAPDPSSQVICTLGGNVAFNSGGAHCLKYGMTSNHVLGLRVVLPDGTVERLGGSSLEVPGPDLVGLFVGSEGLMGVAVEITVRLLPKPEAVRTLLAAYGSLQQAGEAVAAVVESGLLPAAMEIMDRLAIEAAEAAVHANYPKGAGALLIVELDGPRDEVESDFVRLHELIRRSGATEVRVASDDAERLKIWKGRKGAFSAVGRLSPAYLVQDGVVPRTRLGEALCEIEQLAAAAGLRVANVFHAGDGNLHPLILYDGRRHGERERAEELAAAILRVCIRQGGSITGEHGVGLEKRQFLGEMFAEDDLRAMARLRREMDPLGIANRGKMFPPGFEEAGEAGRALLPSAAAG, from the coding sequence ATGGTCAGTGACCCGGCGGCCCTGCGGGTCTACGAGACCGACGGCCTCGCCTCGGAGCGCCAGATGCCGCTCACCGTGGTCTTTCCTCGCGAGGCCGACGAGGTGGTGGCCACCGTGCGGGCCTGCTTCGAGGATGAGGTTGCGTTCGTCGCGCGTGGGAGCGGTACCAGCTTGAGCGGAGGGTCGGTGCCGCCTCCCGGTGGTGTGGTGATCGCCCTCAACCGCATGAACCGCATTCTCCGGCTCGACCCCGACGAGCAGCGGGCCGTGGTGGAGCCGGGGGTCGTCAACGCCCATCTGAGCCAGGCGGCCGCCCCCTACGGCCTCTACTACGCCCCCGACCCCTCGAGCCAGGTCATCTGCACCCTGGGGGGCAACGTGGCCTTCAACTCCGGGGGCGCCCACTGCCTGAAGTACGGCATGACCTCCAACCACGTGCTGGGCCTCCGGGTGGTGCTCCCCGACGGCACGGTCGAGCGCCTCGGCGGGAGCAGCCTGGAGGTGCCCGGGCCGGACCTGGTGGGGCTTTTCGTGGGGTCGGAAGGGCTGATGGGGGTCGCCGTCGAGATCACGGTGCGCCTGTTGCCCAAACCCGAGGCAGTGCGGACCCTGCTTGCCGCTTACGGGAGCCTGCAGCAGGCGGGCGAGGCCGTGGCGGCCGTGGTGGAGAGCGGGCTTCTGCCGGCCGCGATGGAGATCATGGACCGCCTCGCCATCGAAGCGGCGGAAGCGGCCGTGCACGCCAACTACCCGAAAGGCGCCGGAGCGCTGCTCATCGTCGAGCTGGACGGCCCCCGGGACGAGGTCGAGTCGGACTTCGTGCGGCTTCACGAGCTCATCCGGCGCTCGGGGGCGACCGAGGTGCGCGTGGCTTCCGACGACGCCGAGCGCCTGAAGATCTGGAAGGGCAGGAAAGGCGCCTTTTCCGCGGTCGGCAGGCTCAGCCCGGCCTACCTGGTGCAAGACGGGGTGGTGCCCCGCACCCGCCTCGGGGAGGCCCTGTGCGAGATCGAGCAGCTGGCCGCCGCGGCGGGGTTGCGCGTGGCCAACGTCTTTCACGCCGGCGACGGCAACCTGCACCCCCTGATCCTGTACGACGGGCGCAGGCACGGCGAGCGGGAGCGGGCCGAGGAGCTGGCGGCGGCCATCCTGCGGGTCTGCATCCGCCAGGGAGGCTCCATCACCGGCGAGCACGGGGTCGGCCTGGAGAAGCGGCAGTTCCTCGGCGAGATGTTCGCCGAGGACGACCTGCGCGCCATGGCCCGCCTGCGCAGGGAGATGGATCCTCTGGGGATCGCCAACCGCGGCAAGATGTTTCCGCCCGGCTTCGAGGAGGCCGGCGAGGCGGGACGGGCGCTGCTGCCATCCGCGGCCGCAGGCTGA
- a CDS encoding FAD-binding oxidoreductase: MAVEEVQGADVLAPADPGEAAEAVKASRVVVPRGGGTKWGLVAARMASVAGTQGGVRIVDTTRLAGILQYDPAEYTVTVLAGTRLDDLGQVLRRAGQYLPFDPPLAGRGATAGGAVASGLSGPGRLLRGGVRDFVLGIRFVDGEGRLVRAGGKVVKNAAGFDLPKLFCGSLGELGVLVEVTFKVLPAPPSSGTARFGFDRLPDAAAALRRLLRTPLEPDAVDLVERRALQAASGPEVAGDDPWSLWVRVSGEEAHVAARLDRVEDVVGAPGARLHGPPEQALWDGLRDLDWASRAPAVLRLHTTPGRIERLDEALQRLGALRHYSVAGHVAWAAVESVPARSLVVSELAGLADAALALRGAQGSPHVLMPGEGFARRVKRALDPAGRFGGNG; this comes from the coding sequence ATGGCGGTCGAAGAGGTGCAAGGTGCGGACGTCCTGGCGCCGGCCGATCCCGGCGAGGCAGCAGAGGCGGTCAAGGCCAGCCGGGTGGTGGTGCCCCGTGGAGGCGGCACGAAGTGGGGGCTCGTCGCGGCCAGGATGGCCAGCGTCGCCGGTACCCAGGGCGGGGTGCGGATCGTCGACACGACTCGCCTGGCCGGCATCCTCCAATACGACCCGGCGGAGTACACGGTGACGGTGCTCGCGGGCACCCGGTTGGACGATCTCGGGCAAGTGCTCCGGCGTGCCGGGCAATACCTGCCCTTCGACCCGCCGTTGGCCGGCAGGGGCGCAACTGCCGGAGGGGCCGTCGCCTCGGGTCTGAGTGGCCCGGGGCGACTGCTCCGCGGGGGTGTTCGCGACTTCGTACTGGGCATCCGGTTCGTCGACGGCGAGGGGCGGCTGGTACGAGCCGGCGGCAAGGTCGTCAAGAACGCGGCCGGCTTCGACTTGCCGAAGCTCTTCTGCGGCAGCCTGGGAGAGCTGGGCGTGCTCGTCGAGGTGACGTTCAAGGTGCTGCCGGCCCCGCCATCCTCCGGCACCGCCCGGTTCGGATTCGACCGGCTGCCCGACGCGGCGGCGGCCTTGCGGAGGCTGTTGCGCACCCCGCTCGAGCCGGATGCGGTCGACCTGGTCGAGCGCCGGGCGCTGCAGGCCGCAAGCGGGCCGGAGGTTGCCGGAGACGACCCGTGGTCGCTGTGGGTGCGGGTGAGCGGCGAGGAAGCGCACGTCGCCGCCCGGCTCGATCGGGTGGAGGACGTGGTGGGGGCACCGGGCGCGCGGCTGCACGGCCCGCCCGAGCAGGCCCTGTGGGACGGCTTGCGGGACCTGGACTGGGCCTCCCGCGCTCCGGCCGTGCTCCGGCTGCACACGACCCCGGGGCGGATCGAACGGCTCGACGAAGCCTTGCAGCGTCTCGGCGCCCTCCGCCACTACAGCGTCGCGGGCCACGTGGCGTGGGCGGCCGTGGAGTCCGTGCCGGCGCGCTCCCTGGTGGTCTCCGAGCTCGCCGGGCTGGCGGACGCGGCTCTGGCCCTGCGGGGCGCACAGGGCTCTCCGCACGTGCTGATGCCGGGGGAGGGCTTCGCCCGCAGGGTCAAGCGGGCGCTGGATCCGGCGGGGCGCTTCGGCGGGAACGGGTAA